A window of the Vespa velutina chromosome 7, iVesVel2.1, whole genome shotgun sequence genome harbors these coding sequences:
- the LOC124950532 gene encoding calcium-binding mitochondrial carrier protein Aralar1 isoform X6 yields the protein MLTTILNPSICSLESSILAKMDEFAEVMRKTVLHQKMPFNMDSSFIKLYFGKDKSRLISYAEFSQFLHDFHEEYATEAFKKFDKDGTGFITAVDFQDIMLSIKSHLLTKDVKDNLMAAISTGQSGRKVSFPYFMAFNSLLNNMELIKRIYLNATNGHRYQEVSKEEFLHSAQMMSQITPLEVDILFHLCHLLHQTGTTEDDEADSRFGKIVYNDLVAITPEQYFKQITKRLAEIKAVSSPEERGVVVQILESGYRFVLGSIGGAVGATVVYPIDLVKTRLQNQRTGSFIGELMYRNSFDCLRKVMRHEGFFGLYRGLLPQLMGVAPEKAIKLTVNDFVRDKFMDKNGYLPLYGEVISGACAGGSQVIFTNPLEIVKIRLQVAGEIAGGTKVRAWTVVKELGLFGLYKGAKACFLRDVPFSAIYFPMYAHTKAKLADEGGYNTPLSLLFSGAIAGVPAAALVTPADVIKTRLQVVARAGQTTYTGLLDCARKVYKEEGARAFWKGASARVFRSSPQFGVTLFTYELLQRLFVVDFGGSRPTGSEQRVPATGLVDEIRSTNPDHIGGYQIALPIFTGIESKFGLCLPRFQTVTVQPNRQAKGQ from the exons ATGTTGACTACAATCCTGAATCCGTCAATTTGCTCGCTGGAATCGTCGATACTAGCAAAGATGG ACGAGTTCGCTGAGGTGATGCGTAAAACAGTGTTACATCAAAAGATGCCATTCAATATGGATAGCAGTTTCATTAAACTTTATTTCGGAAAAGATAAGAGCAGGCTAATTAGTTATGCAGAATTCAGTCAATTCCTACAC GACTTTCACGAGGAATATGCCACGGAAGCATtcaaaaaattcgataaagatGGCACGGGTTTTATTACGGCAGTAGACTTTCAAGATATCATGCTCAGTATTAAAAGTCATCTACTGACAAAAGACGTGAAGGATAACTTAATGGCC GCAATCAGTACAGGACAAAGTGGACGAAAAGTAAGCTTCCCATATTTTATGGCGTTCAATTCGCTTCTCAATAACATGGAACTTATAAAACGTATTTACCTGAACGCGACCAATGGCCATAGATATCAAGAAGTTAGCAAag aGGAATTTCTTCATTCTGCACAAATGATGTCACAAATAACTCCACTCGAGGTGGACATCCTTTTTCACCTATGTCATTTACTCCATCAAACTGG AACTACGGAAGATGACGAGGCAGATTCGCGGTTTGG GAAAATTGTATACAATGATCTCGTGGCTATTACCCCTGAGCAGTATTTCAAGCAAATAACAAAACGTCTCGCTGAGATTAAGGCGGTGTCG AGCCCGGAGGAGCGTGGCGTTGTCGTTCAAATTCTTGAGAGTGGATACCGATTTGTACTCGGATCTATCGGCGGAG ctGTTGGTGCTACCGTGGTGTATCCTATCGACCTAGTGAAAACACGATTGCAGAATCAAAGGACAGGATCTTTCATTGGGGAACTGATGTACAGAAACAGCTTCGATTGTTTGAGAAAG GTCATGCGTCACGAAGGCTTTTTTGGCCTTTATCGTGGCTTATTGCCCCAATTAATGGGTGTAGCGCCGGAGAAAGCGATCAAGCTTACGGTTAATGATTTTGTAAGAGATAAGTTTATGGACAAAAATGGATATTTACCGCTTTATGGTGAAGTTATATCCGGTGCTTGC GCTGGAGGATCTCAGGTCATTTTTACGAATCCTTTGGAGATCGTGAAAATCAGATTACAGGTTGCTGGAGAAATTGCCGGAGGTACGAAAGTTCGAGCATGGACTGTGGTTAAAGAATTAGGTCTATTTGGATTATATAAA GGTGCTAAAGCATGCTTTCTACGAGACGTACCGTTTAGCGCAATTTACTTTCCTATGTATGCTCATACAAAAGCTAAACTGGCCGATGAAGGAGGATACAATACTCCTTtatctcttctattttctgGTGCAATCGCTGGTGTACCTGCGGCAGCGCTGGTCACTCCTGCAGATGTAATAAAAACTAGATTACAG GTCGTTGCTAGAGCAGGTCAAACGACGTACACCGGTTTACTCGATTGTGCCAGAAAAGtttataaagaagaaggtGCCAGAGCATTCTGGAAAGGAGCTTCAG cACGAGTATTCAGATCCTCTCCGCAATTTGGTGTCACACTCTTCACGTACGAGTTGCTGCAAAGGTTGTTTGTAGTTGACTTTGGAGGATC TCGACCAACAGGATCAGAACAAAGGGTACCTGCTACAGGATTGGTAGATGAAATACGATCAACAAATCCAGATCACATAGGTGGCTACCAAATAGCTTTACCCATCTTTACGGGTATAGAGAGCAAGTTTGGTCTATGTCTACCTAGGTTCCAAACAGTGACTGTTCAACCTAATCGGCAAGCCAAAGGGCAGTAA